One window of the Anomaloglossus baeobatrachus isolate aAnoBae1 chromosome 12, aAnoBae1.hap1, whole genome shotgun sequence genome contains the following:
- the LOC142257907 gene encoding LOW QUALITY PROTEIN: olfactory receptor 12D1-like (The sequence of the model RefSeq protein was modified relative to this genomic sequence to represent the inferred CDS: inserted 2 bases in 1 codon) encodes MELTNYTSITEFVLLGLTDVRKLQVIFFLFFLMFYIINLIGNISIMVITVIDTSLHTPMYYFLWHLSFLDIFYSSVPVPKMLRDLLALEKTISFAGCISQMHFFHFLGSTEVMLLTAMSYDRYVAIGNPLRYSTIMNTRVCRCLSFSSWIAGYFHSLIHTVMAAKLPFCGPNLVKHFFCDIKPVLQLACTDISLNLKLLKRVTGTLATTTLLLTLLSYXFIIKFLLKIRASEGRKRAFSTCSAHLIVVFLLYGTAIFTYIRLSSQDSLDQDRAAAVLFTVITPALNPIIYTLRNKDMKKAMKKIIVNNASL; translated from the exons ATGGAGTTGACGAATTACACCTCCATCACAGAATTTGTCTTGCTTGGTTTGACTGATGTAAGGAAGCTTCAAGTAATTTTTTTCTTATTCTTCTTGATGTTCTACATAATCAACTTAATAGGAAACATTTCCATTATGGTAATCACTGTTATAGATACCAGCCTCCATACTCCCATGTATTACTTTTTGTGGCATTTGTCATTTTTAGATATCTTCTATTCTTCAGTACCTGTCCCCAAGATGTTAAGGGATTTGTTGGCCTTGGAAAAGACCATTTCTTTTGCTGGCTGCATTTCCCAGATGCATTTCTTCCATTTTTTGGGAAGTACGGAAGTGATGCTCCTAACAGCAATGTCATATGATCGATATGTTGCCATCGGTAATCCATTACGCTACTCTACAATAATGAATACTAGAGTTTGTCGGTGTTTGTCATTCAGCTCTTGGATTGCCGGATATTTCCATTCTCTGATACATACAGTGATGGCAGCAAAACTACCATTTTGTGGGCCAAATTTGGTAAAACATTTTTTCTGTGATATCAAACCAGTGCTTCAATTGGCATGTACCGATATTTCTCTCAATCTGAAGCTACTAAAAAGAGTAACCGGAACATTGGCCACAACGACTTTACTACTAACTCTCCTCTCATA TTTTATAATCAAATTTCTTTTGAAGATACGGGCATCCGAAGGTCGAAAGCGTGCATTCTCCACCTGTAGTGCCCATCTTATTGTTGTCTTTTTGCTCTATGGAACAGCCATTTTTACATATATACGACTGTCATCACAAGACTCTTTAGATCAAGACCGAGCAGCTGCTGTTCTGTTCACTGTTATAACTCCGGCCTTAAATCCAATAATATATACGCTAAGGAACAAAGATATGAAAAAAGCCATGAAGAAAATAATTGTAAATAATGCATCTCTTTGA
- the LOC142258110 gene encoding olfactory receptor 12D2-like: MLLVSSFTEDLVNQTSVGEFVLVGFTIVKELQGIFFCLFSLFFLLNLTGNISILWFVSFDSSLHTPMYFFLGNLSFFDISFSSVAVPKMLCDFFSHQKTISFAGCIAQMHFFHFLGSSEVTLLTVMSYDRLVAISNPLRYSVIMNRKLCVCLVIGSYTTGFLHSLLHTLLTAKLPFCGPNKVNHFFCDVKPVLILACTDISLNLKLLTLVTGYLATTSFLLTLFPYILISKFLLKIQTIEGRKRAFSTCSSHLMVVSLLFGTAMFTYLGPSSQDILDHDRAAAVLFTMITPALNPVIYTLRNKDMKQSMNKVIKKKKICPWTRTVTRTVTQMSQIARVRGCVHEPHVFGMDPELYSSDSPIPSNYR, translated from the exons ATGCTTCTAGTTTCCAGTTTTACAGAGGATCTCGTAAACCAAACTTCAGTGGGAGAGTTCGTCTTGGTTGGCTTCACAATTGTCAAAGAGCTTCAaggtatttttttttgtctattctcGTTATTCTTCCTCCTCAACCTTACGGGAAATATCTCAATTTTGTGGTTTGTGTCTTTTGATTCAAGTCTCCATACACCTATGTATTTTTTCTTAGGAAACCTTTCCTTTTTCGATATCTCCTTTTCATCTGTTGCCGTGCCAAAAATGCTTTGTGACTTTTTTTCACACCAGAAGACCATCTCATTTGCTGGATGCATTGCTCAGATGCATTTTTTTCATTTCTTGGGAAGCTCTGAAGTTACTTTACTTACCGTTATGTCTTATGACCGTCTGGTGGCTATAAGCAACCCCTTACGTTATTCGGTCATAATGAATAGAAAACTTTGTGTTTGCCTTGTTATCGGCTCTTATACTACTGGTTTTCTCCATTCTCTTTTACATACGTTGCTGACAGCAAAGCTTCCATTTTGTGGTCCTAACAAGGTCAACCATTTCTTTTGTGATGTTAAACCAGTACTGATTTTAGCTTGTACAGATATATCCCTCAATCTAAAACTTCTTACCTTGGTAACTGGATATCTGGCAACCACATCTTTTCTACTAACCCTTTTTCCATACATTTTAATAAGTAAATTTCTTCTGAAAATCCAAACAATTGAAGGTCGAAAACGAGCATTTTCAACTTGTAGCTCCCACCTCATGGTTGTCTCCCTCCTCTTTGGAACGGCCATGTTTACCTATTTGGGGCCTTCTTCACAAGATATTTTAGATCATGATAGAGCTGCTGCCGTGCTCTTTACAATGATAACACCAGCTCTAAATCCAGTTATATATACGTTGCGCAACAAGGACATGAAACAATCTATGAATAAGGTTATTAAAAA GAAAAAAATCTG CCCCTGGactcgaactgtaacacgaactgtaacacaAATGTCCCAGATAGCTCGTGTTCGGGGTTGTGTGCACGAACCccatgtgttcggtatggaccccgaactttacagttcggattcgcCCATCCCTAGTAATTACCGATAA